Proteins from a single region of Oenanthe melanoleuca isolate GR-GAL-2019-014 chromosome 12, OMel1.0, whole genome shotgun sequence:
- the LOC130258355 gene encoding high mobility group protein HMGI-C-like — MSNKPENSTSSTLTEGVKKKRGRPKKQPQEDGGNIPQDAVEPQPAKKPRGRPKGSKKATGLTGGTVEPPAGKKRRGRPRKWPQAVVQGEESEGGNPLESSDWDLNIPPATQGITGKDGSKSSKTTGVRRCLE; from the exons ATGAGCAACAAGCCAGAGAATTCTACCTCATCTACACTGACTGAGGGTGTGAAGAAAAAGAGGGGGAGACCAAAGAAGCAGCCACAG GAGGATGGTGGAAACATCCCACAGGATGCTGTGGAGCCACAGCCAGCGAAGAAACCACGAGGAAGGCCAAAAGGAAGCAAGAAAGCAACTGGTCTAACTGGGGGAACG GTAGAACCTCCTGCTGGGAAAAAGCGACGAGGGAGGCCCCGCAAGTGG CCTCAAGCAGTGGTCCAAGGAGAAGAATCAGAGGGAGGAAATCCTCTGGAAAGCAGTGACTGGGATTTGAATATACCACCAGCCACACAAG GCATCACTGGAAAAGATGGTTCCAAGTCCAGCAAAACCACTGGTGTTAGGAGATGTCTTGAGTaa
- the C12H3orf18 gene encoding uncharacterized protein C3orf18 homolog isoform X1, producing the protein MSSSSPSVHDLHHSTPTMAKPEPGTALDVTVPQTPPISPETTSFNSTKIPDMASTGPGMSTMLLSFGIITVIGLAVAMVLYIRKRKRLEKLRHQLMPMYNFDPTEEQDELEQELLEHGRDAASSQASQSKVLLPSQGAVQRPSRLVFTDVASAINA; encoded by the exons ATGAGCTCCAGCTCACCCTCTGTGCATGACTTGCATCACAGCACCCCCACCATGGCCAagccagagccagggacagctctggatGTGACTGTACCACAAACACCCCCCATAAGCCCTGAGACTACCAGTTTCAACAGCACCAAAATCCCAGATATGGCCAGCACTGGACCTGGCATGAGCACCATGCTACTTTCCTTTGGGATCATTACTGTGATTGGGTTGGCTGTAGCAATG gtTCTGTATatcaggaagaggaagag GTTGGAGAAGCTAAGGCACCAGCTGATGCCCATGTACAACTTTGACCCCACcgaggagcaggatgagctggagcaggagctgctggaacatGGGCGAGATGCAGCATCATCCCAGGCATCCCAGAGCAAG gtgctgctgccgAGCCAGGGAGCCGTGCAGAGACCCAGCCGCCTGGTGTTCACCGACGTGGCCAGCGCCATCAACGCGTGA
- the C12H3orf18 gene encoding uncharacterized protein C3orf18 homolog isoform X2, whose protein sequence is MSSSSPSVHDLHHSTPTMAKPEPGTALDVTVPQTPPISPETTSFNSTKIPDMASTGPGMSTMLLSFGIITVIGLAVAMAPGGVLQKPLRKPGNGQKFPRAASSVGSSQNKAVEAQSLPFFPAQAGRGSVYQEEEEVGEAKAPADAHVQL, encoded by the exons ATGAGCTCCAGCTCACCCTCTGTGCATGACTTGCATCACAGCACCCCCACCATGGCCAagccagagccagggacagctctggatGTGACTGTACCACAAACACCCCCCATAAGCCCTGAGACTACCAGTTTCAACAGCACCAAAATCCCAGATATGGCCAGCACTGGACCTGGCATGAGCACCATGCTACTTTCCTTTGGGATCATTACTGTGATTGGGTTGGCTGTAGCAATG GCCCCAGGAGGAGTTTTACAAAAGCCCCTAAGAAAACCTGGAAACGGTCAAAAGTTCCCAAGAGCAGCATCCAGCGTTGGTAGTTCCCAGAACAAGGCTGTGGAGGCCCAGAGCCTCCCTTtcttcccagcacaggctggcagag gtTCTGTATatcaggaagaggaagag GTTGGAGAAGCTAAGGCACCAGCTGATGCCCATGTACAACTTTGA